From the genome of Ananas comosus cultivar F153 linkage group 16, ASM154086v1, whole genome shotgun sequence, one region includes:
- the LOC109722544 gene encoding ubiquitin-conjugating enzyme E2 36-like isoform X2 has product MANSNLPRRIIKETQRLLSEPAPGISASPSEENMRYFDVMIIGPSQSPYEGGVFKLELFLPEEYPMAPPKLGRICLDILKDKWSPALQIRTVLLSIQALLSAPNPDDPLSDNIAKHWKANEAEAVETAKEWTHLYANGP; this is encoded by the exons ATGGCTAATAGCAATCTCCCTCGACGGATCATCAAG GAGACCCAGCGCCTCCTCAGCGAACCAG CTCCGGGGATCAGTGCGTCTCCGTCGGAGGAGAACATGCGGTATTTCGACGTGATGATCATCGGCCCCTCGCAGTCGCCATATGAAG GAGGGGTTTTCAAGCTCGAACTCTTCTTGCCTGAAGAATATCCAATGGCTCCTCCGAAG CTTGGTAGAATATGTCTCGATATTCTGAAAGATAAATGGAGTCCAGCCCTCCAAATTCGAACTGTTCTTTTGAG TATTCAAGCACTTCTCAGCGCTCCAAACCCGGATGACCCACTGTCTGATAACATTGCAAAGCATTGGAAGGCTAACGAAGCAGAAGCTGTGGAAACTG CGAAAGAATGGACCCACCTCTATGCTAATGGGCCGTGA
- the LOC109722544 gene encoding ubiquitin-conjugating enzyme E2 36-like isoform X1, with amino-acid sequence MANSNLPRRIIKETQRLLSEPAPGISASPSEENMRYFDVMIIGPSQSPYEGGVFKLELFLPEEYPMAPPKVRFLTKIYHPNIDKLGRICLDILKDKWSPALQIRTVLLSIQALLSAPNPDDPLSDNIAKHWKANEAEAVETAKEWTHLYANGP; translated from the exons ATGGCTAATAGCAATCTCCCTCGACGGATCATCAAG GAGACCCAGCGCCTCCTCAGCGAACCAG CTCCGGGGATCAGTGCGTCTCCGTCGGAGGAGAACATGCGGTATTTCGACGTGATGATCATCGGCCCCTCGCAGTCGCCATATGAAG GAGGGGTTTTCAAGCTCGAACTCTTCTTGCCTGAAGAATATCCAATGGCTCCTCCGAAG GTTCGGTTTCTCACCAAAATTTACCATCCTAACATTGATAAG CTTGGTAGAATATGTCTCGATATTCTGAAAGATAAATGGAGTCCAGCCCTCCAAATTCGAACTGTTCTTTTGAG TATTCAAGCACTTCTCAGCGCTCCAAACCCGGATGACCCACTGTCTGATAACATTGCAAAGCATTGGAAGGCTAACGAAGCAGAAGCTGTGGAAACTG CGAAAGAATGGACCCACCTCTATGCTAATGGGCCGTGA